One Williamsia phyllosphaerae DNA segment encodes these proteins:
- a CDS encoding glycosyltransferase family 4 protein, with protein MTGTEWFGTGRGGLNRYFTDFFAALRDRQDVAVTATAFGDAPTGGSSWGPLTGSTRDRMATSRADRLAPGTIVDRHFALYGPPAREHDGPVVTHFHGPWAAESAAAGESRLAVAAKRTFERRRYRGSDLYVVLSNYFRDVLVERYSVPAERISVIAPGVDLQRFQAADVADSAPMVLCVRRLERRMGIDTLITAWPEIHRRRPDATLVIVGTGGAEDELRAQAARLTGPASIRFLGATTDDELTALYRRATITVVPTRALEGFGLIALESLAAGRAPVVTDVGGLPDSVRGFDDSLVVAPDDAVALADRVAAALDGDRPSADRCRARAEQFTWAACADKHVTAYRGLV; from the coding sequence ATGACCGGAACCGAATGGTTCGGGACCGGACGCGGTGGACTCAACCGCTACTTCACTGATTTCTTTGCAGCACTTCGTGATCGGCAGGATGTCGCGGTGACGGCCACGGCGTTCGGTGACGCACCCACGGGCGGCTCGAGTTGGGGGCCGCTGACCGGCTCGACCCGCGACCGGATGGCGACGTCCCGGGCCGATCGCCTCGCACCGGGCACCATCGTCGACCGACACTTCGCGCTCTACGGCCCGCCGGCTCGTGAGCACGACGGCCCCGTGGTGACCCACTTCCACGGACCGTGGGCCGCCGAGAGTGCCGCTGCGGGCGAATCACGGCTCGCGGTGGCGGCCAAGCGCACATTCGAGCGTCGCCGCTATCGTGGCAGCGACCTGTACGTCGTCCTGTCGAACTATTTCCGGGACGTACTCGTCGAGCGATATTCAGTTCCTGCCGAACGTATCTCGGTGATCGCCCCCGGTGTCGACCTCCAGCGTTTCCAGGCTGCCGACGTCGCCGACTCCGCACCGATGGTGCTGTGCGTTCGTCGACTCGAGCGACGAATGGGTATCGACACCCTCATCACCGCCTGGCCCGAGATCCACCGCAGGCGTCCTGACGCCACCCTGGTGATCGTCGGGACCGGTGGCGCCGAAGACGAACTGAGGGCGCAGGCGGCCCGGCTGACGGGTCCCGCATCGATCCGCTTTCTCGGCGCCACCACCGACGACGAGCTCACTGCGCTCTACCGCCGGGCGACCATCACCGTGGTGCCCACGCGCGCACTGGAGGGTTTCGGTCTCATCGCACTCGAATCGCTTGCTGCAGGGCGCGCCCCGGTCGTGACCGACGTCGGTGGGCTGCCCGACTCGGTGCGTGGCTTCGACGACAGTCTCGTGGTCGCACCGGACGATGCCGTGGCATTGGCTGATCGGGTAGCGGCGGCGCTGGACGGCGACCGACCATCCGCGGACCGATGCCGTGCTCGCGCAGAACAATTCACCTGGGCCGCGTGTGCCGACAAGCACGTCACCGCGTATCGAGGGCTCGTCTGA
- a CDS encoding acyl carrier protein — protein sequence MNDRIRDILAAHGKMAVDPKTVDASADLYEMGLTSHASVNVMLALEDEFDVEFPDEDLKKATFASVDNLAAVVGRLVEAAA from the coding sequence ATGAATGACCGCATCAGAGATATCCTCGCCGCTCACGGAAAGATGGCCGTCGATCCGAAGACCGTCGACGCATCTGCCGACCTCTATGAGATGGGTCTCACATCACATGCGAGCGTGAACGTGATGCTGGCTCTCGAGGACGAATTCGATGTCGAATTCCCGGACGAGGATCTGAAGAAGGCGACTTTCGCCTCGGTGGACAATCTGGCCGCTGTGGTCGGCAGGTTGGTGGAGGCCGCGGCATGA
- a CDS encoding amino acid--[acyl-carrier-protein] ligase, giving the protein MTTTEAETDTDLTRARRAFRDDLVDAGLLIPSGIDGLYGRGAVFEDVISGIDALVVAAGAAAHGTEPKRLRFPPVFPRESFEKTDYIASFPNLTGAISTFTGDNKAHRALLADRESGSDWDHHLESAGTMLVSAACHPSYATLSGQLPNGGALLDVYGYCFRHEPAVDPARMQAFRMHEFVQVGTPDQAQRHREDWVPRGLQVLADLGLTAVDVPANDPFFGRAGKMLAANQLDENLKTELVVRIYGDLDDGTALVSCNCHRDHFGETFDITTSDGEVAHSACVGFGMERIALAMFATHGLDLSGWPASVHSRIPR; this is encoded by the coding sequence ATGACCACCACAGAAGCCGAAACCGACACCGATCTCACCCGTGCGCGGCGGGCGTTCCGCGACGACCTCGTCGACGCCGGTCTGCTCATCCCATCCGGTATCGACGGACTCTACGGACGCGGCGCGGTGTTCGAGGATGTCATCTCGGGTATCGACGCACTCGTCGTGGCCGCAGGGGCGGCCGCGCACGGAACCGAACCGAAGCGGCTGCGATTCCCGCCGGTGTTTCCCCGTGAGTCGTTCGAGAAGACCGACTACATCGCTTCGTTCCCCAACCTGACCGGAGCCATCTCCACCTTCACCGGCGACAACAAGGCGCACCGCGCCCTGCTCGCCGACCGTGAATCCGGCTCCGACTGGGACCACCACCTCGAATCTGCGGGAACCATGCTGGTGTCGGCTGCCTGCCACCCGAGCTACGCAACGTTGAGCGGCCAATTGCCGAACGGTGGAGCACTTCTCGACGTGTACGGCTACTGCTTCCGGCATGAGCCCGCCGTGGATCCGGCCCGGATGCAGGCCTTCCGCATGCACGAGTTCGTCCAGGTCGGCACTCCCGACCAGGCCCAGCGTCATCGCGAGGACTGGGTGCCGCGGGGCCTCCAGGTGCTCGCCGATCTCGGGCTGACCGCCGTCGATGTGCCCGCCAACGATCCGTTCTTCGGGCGGGCCGGGAAAATGCTTGCCGCCAACCAGCTCGACGAGAACCTCAAGACCGAACTGGTCGTGCGTATCTACGGCGACCTGGACGACGGAACCGCCCTGGTGTCGTGCAACTGCCACCGCGATCACTTCGGCGAGACCTTCGACATCACCACATCCGACGGCGAGGTCGCCCACAGCGCCTGTGTCGGATTCGGCATGGAGCGGATCGCACTCGCGATGTTCGCAACCCATGGCCTCGATCTGAGTGGCTGGCCCGCCTCGGTACACTCACGAATCCCACGGTGA
- a CDS encoding DUF1839 family protein yields the protein MNPAGDSRSVRIATTAAEYSPHATHSGDRIWPETNCYVDLWIEVLHALGRDPVPVFASALSVDFDGDQWTFLKAAPEDLRQLYGISVTEENVWKPVLDTVESGLVRGMLHTVEVDSWWLPDTAGTDYRSGHVKTTIVATQIDRHRRTMTYLHNAGLHELSGDDFVGLFNLGDVPAQVLPPYVEQIRFHPVQANPTAALSVARAHLARRPARNPVDGLAEGVLEATSWLGAAGMSVFHLWAFATLRQCGATAELAADLSEHLETWAPGAAAAATDFRSVATTAKAIQFKMARVAMGRTVDVRPALGEMAAAWARAMDTMDNTVGAVSSPSVSVGADS from the coding sequence ATGAATCCCGCAGGTGATTCGCGCAGCGTGCGAATTGCCACCACTGCGGCCGAGTATTCCCCGCATGCAACCCATTCGGGCGATCGGATCTGGCCGGAGACCAACTGCTATGTCGATCTCTGGATCGAAGTCCTGCACGCGCTCGGGCGCGATCCGGTGCCGGTGTTCGCCAGTGCACTGTCGGTTGACTTCGACGGGGACCAATGGACGTTCCTGAAGGCAGCGCCTGAGGACCTGAGGCAGCTGTACGGAATCTCCGTCACGGAGGAGAACGTGTGGAAACCCGTACTCGACACCGTGGAGTCCGGCCTGGTGCGTGGGATGTTGCACACCGTCGAGGTCGACAGCTGGTGGCTGCCGGACACCGCGGGTACCGACTACCGCAGCGGTCATGTGAAGACGACGATCGTCGCGACACAGATCGATCGTCACCGTCGGACGATGACCTACCTTCACAACGCCGGTCTGCACGAGTTGTCCGGTGACGACTTCGTCGGGCTGTTCAACCTCGGAGATGTGCCGGCGCAGGTGTTGCCGCCCTACGTGGAGCAGATCCGCTTCCACCCGGTTCAGGCGAATCCGACTGCGGCGCTGAGCGTTGCACGCGCCCACCTGGCCCGTCGTCCGGCGCGGAATCCCGTCGACGGACTGGCTGAGGGGGTACTCGAGGCGACCTCGTGGCTCGGTGCCGCCGGGATGTCTGTCTTTCACCTGTGGGCGTTCGCGACGTTGCGCCAGTGCGGTGCGACCGCGGAGCTCGCCGCCGATCTCAGTGAACACCTGGAGACATGGGCTCCGGGAGCAGCGGCCGCGGCGACCGACTTCCGCTCGGTTGCGACGACCGCTAAGGCGATCCAGTTCAAGATGGCGCGCGTCGCGATGGGACGCACCGTCGACGTGCGGCCCGCTCTGGGTGAGATGGCTGCCGCGTGGGCGCGGGCGATGGACACGATGGACAACACGGTCGGCGCAGTGTCCTCGCCATCGGTATCGGTGGGCGCAGACAGCTGA
- a CDS encoding acyl-CoA dehydrogenase family protein yields MTTTAARVMSGRPTATASVAAAAEFASAVDRDARFPIEAVTAMKDEGLLSCALPVELGGRGTSITDLAGIARALGKSCSSAAMVFAMHHTQSLTLAMHGTSGATAELTRTIAESESLLASATTEITTGGDVRSSTCSVIADGDHIVLDKNAPVISYGEYADYIFTTARRGPDSPPSDQVLVACPKSDTTLQKVGTWDVLGFRGTCSPGFLLSARTAATNVLPVDYATISAHTMLPGSHTLWASVWLGIADAAIAKAKSQVRAAARKSPTGVTPQAQKFADLLVVHQRFESSVAEEIRRYENFLASGEAEPTVGFAIAMNNLKLNASHAVVDVVTGALQLCGISGYREDHAASMGRLLRDSYGPQLMVSNDRIRANNAQLVLAYRG; encoded by the coding sequence ATGACCACGACCGCCGCACGCGTGATGTCGGGCCGACCCACCGCAACAGCCAGTGTTGCGGCCGCCGCAGAGTTCGCGTCCGCGGTCGACCGCGATGCCCGCTTCCCCATCGAGGCCGTGACCGCGATGAAGGACGAAGGTCTGCTCTCCTGCGCATTGCCGGTGGAGCTGGGTGGCCGCGGGACGTCGATCACCGACCTCGCGGGTATTGCTCGCGCACTGGGGAAGTCGTGCAGCTCGGCGGCCATGGTCTTCGCGATGCACCACACCCAGTCACTCACACTCGCGATGCACGGCACCTCCGGCGCGACAGCCGAGTTGACCCGGACCATCGCCGAGTCCGAATCGCTGCTGGCCTCCGCGACCACCGAGATCACCACCGGTGGAGACGTCCGGTCGTCCACCTGTTCGGTGATCGCCGACGGTGATCACATCGTCCTCGACAAGAACGCCCCGGTGATCTCGTACGGTGAATACGCCGACTACATCTTCACCACCGCCCGGCGAGGCCCCGACAGCCCGCCGAGCGATCAGGTCCTGGTGGCCTGCCCGAAGTCGGACACCACGTTGCAGAAGGTCGGGACCTGGGACGTTCTCGGATTCCGCGGGACCTGCAGCCCCGGATTCCTGCTCTCCGCACGCACCGCGGCCACCAACGTGCTCCCGGTCGACTACGCGACCATCTCAGCGCACACGATGCTGCCGGGGAGCCACACCCTGTGGGCCTCGGTCTGGCTCGGCATCGCCGACGCCGCGATCGCCAAGGCGAAGTCGCAGGTTCGCGCCGCCGCACGCAAGTCCCCCACCGGCGTCACCCCGCAGGCCCAGAAGTTTGCCGATCTCCTGGTGGTCCACCAGCGTTTCGAATCCTCGGTGGCAGAAGAGATCCGGCGATACGAGAACTTCCTCGCCTCCGGCGAGGCAGAGCCCACCGTGGGGTTCGCCATCGCAATGAACAACCTGAAACTGAACGCGTCGCACGCGGTGGTCGATGTGGTCACAGGCGCCCTGCAACTGTGTGGGATCAGCGGTTACCGCGAGGATCACGCAGCGTCGATGGGACGCCTTCTCCGGGACTCCTACGGACCGCAGCTGATGGTCTCCAACGACCGAATCCGTGCCAACAATGCCCAGCTGGTGCTGGCGTACCGAGGATGA
- a CDS encoding glycoside hydrolase family 2 protein → MGAGDGHDGQHGRRSVLAIGIGGRRQLMIHGWQVLAASPDPAATPADVTDQWNSAVSAESPGTVAAMAPELAAVTDIDAHDWWVRATISVDHPSRLRFAGLTAPARVFLDGELAATCESMFLPVTVFVAAGTTRVEIVFGSMDQWLRTRRPRGRWRSSLVAAQGLRWARTTFLGRAPVYGQLPAPVGIWRPVEVLADVHDHRCCVTVDPARSQIRVDGMADPESPGPITIEVDDPNGDRIGAPVGVTVVDGRFDAEVPVADAQLWWPRGYGDQPRYRVRVLDTGRVVHESSVGFRVVTTRTDGGFTLVVNDVPIFARGVTWSPPDPVALQVEAEVLEHGLRALADIGVTMVRVVGGMVFEQPDFYRLCAELGILVWQDAMLATIDPPDEAADLICREMAELLRTHSGNPAIVVVSGGSETLQQPEMLGLDPTAMSLPLLSEHLPTVVAAHADVVYVPASPSSPGLEGQSIRPDLGVAHWFGVGGYLRPLDDMRSAGVRFAAESLAFSIPPAPESVDRHFGSASGAGHHPLWKSAVPRDRGSSWDFEDVRDHYVRELFGVDPAALRRTDPERGLQLGRAAVAEAMRTCFAFWRQGDSRCAGALVLTGRDLVPGAGWGIFDSDGMPKAPVPVLARVWAPTTVTIEDAGLSGLRVDVHHDGPQAIAGELVLVAAGPTGHVVAEAATPIEVAAHSSVTLYDSGITGKFADLSHAYRFGPAPADAVQVSLRVDGAEIARDVLVVVVRTGQVHTGLRATASQGTSGDWTLEVSAEVTLRYVVIEMAGWTPSDNWFHIVPGQPHRVHLTGAGIPAGRVTSVDGILSARIEVSAS, encoded by the coding sequence GTGGGCGCGGGCGATGGACACGATGGACAACACGGTCGGCGCAGTGTCCTCGCCATCGGTATCGGTGGGCGCAGACAGCTGATGATCCATGGCTGGCAGGTGCTGGCGGCGTCACCGGATCCGGCGGCGACGCCTGCCGACGTGACCGATCAATGGAACTCGGCGGTGTCGGCGGAGTCGCCGGGAACCGTCGCGGCGATGGCTCCAGAACTGGCGGCCGTCACCGACATCGACGCGCACGACTGGTGGGTGCGGGCGACGATCTCCGTCGACCACCCGTCGCGTCTGCGATTCGCCGGGCTCACGGCTCCCGCGCGAGTGTTCCTCGACGGCGAGCTCGCGGCGACCTGCGAGTCGATGTTCCTGCCGGTCACGGTGTTCGTGGCGGCCGGTACCACCCGGGTCGAGATCGTCTTCGGATCGATGGATCAATGGTTGCGGACTCGGCGGCCACGTGGTCGATGGCGATCCAGTCTGGTTGCCGCGCAGGGGCTTCGATGGGCTCGAACAACGTTTCTGGGTCGTGCGCCGGTCTACGGTCAGCTCCCGGCGCCGGTGGGGATCTGGCGGCCGGTGGAAGTGCTCGCCGACGTACACGACCATCGCTGCTGCGTGACCGTCGACCCGGCCAGGTCGCAGATCCGCGTCGATGGGATGGCCGACCCCGAGTCGCCGGGGCCGATCACCATCGAGGTGGACGACCCGAACGGCGATCGGATCGGTGCGCCGGTCGGGGTGACGGTCGTCGACGGACGGTTCGACGCCGAGGTGCCGGTCGCGGACGCGCAGCTGTGGTGGCCGCGCGGGTACGGAGACCAGCCTCGCTATCGCGTCCGGGTGCTCGACACCGGCCGCGTGGTGCACGAGTCCTCGGTCGGGTTCCGCGTGGTGACGACCCGAACCGACGGTGGTTTCACACTGGTGGTCAACGACGTACCCATCTTCGCGCGCGGTGTGACCTGGTCGCCGCCGGATCCCGTGGCGTTGCAGGTGGAAGCCGAAGTACTCGAACACGGTCTGCGCGCGCTCGCCGACATCGGTGTGACGATGGTGCGCGTGGTCGGTGGCATGGTGTTCGAACAGCCGGACTTCTACCGTCTGTGCGCCGAGCTGGGCATCCTGGTGTGGCAGGACGCGATGCTGGCCACCATCGACCCGCCCGATGAGGCGGCCGACCTCATCTGCCGGGAGATGGCCGAGCTCCTGCGCACCCATTCCGGCAATCCAGCGATCGTGGTGGTCAGTGGGGGGAGCGAGACACTGCAGCAACCCGAGATGCTCGGTCTCGACCCCACGGCCATGTCGCTGCCGCTGCTCTCCGAGCACCTGCCGACGGTGGTCGCGGCGCATGCCGATGTGGTCTACGTGCCGGCCTCCCCGTCCAGCCCGGGGCTCGAGGGGCAGTCGATCCGACCCGATCTCGGTGTGGCGCACTGGTTCGGGGTCGGAGGCTATCTGCGCCCGCTCGACGACATGCGCTCGGCGGGTGTGCGTTTCGCTGCCGAGTCGCTGGCGTTCTCGATTCCTCCGGCACCGGAGTCGGTCGACCGACACTTCGGGTCCGCGTCCGGTGCAGGCCACCACCCACTGTGGAAGTCGGCGGTGCCGCGCGACCGCGGATCGTCGTGGGATTTCGAAGACGTGCGCGATCACTATGTGCGGGAGTTGTTCGGCGTCGATCCCGCCGCGTTGCGCAGGACGGATCCTGAGCGGGGACTGCAACTCGGTCGTGCCGCTGTGGCCGAGGCCATGCGTACCTGCTTTGCGTTCTGGCGCCAGGGCGATTCACGCTGTGCTGGAGCCCTGGTGCTCACCGGTCGCGATCTGGTCCCCGGGGCGGGATGGGGCATCTTCGATTCCGACGGCATGCCGAAGGCCCCGGTGCCGGTGTTGGCCAGGGTGTGGGCGCCCACCACCGTCACGATCGAGGACGCGGGCCTGTCCGGCCTGCGTGTCGACGTCCACCACGATGGACCGCAGGCGATCGCGGGGGAGCTCGTTCTCGTCGCAGCGGGTCCGACCGGGCATGTGGTGGCCGAGGCGGCGACGCCCATCGAGGTGGCGGCCCACTCATCGGTCACCCTGTACGACAGCGGCATCACCGGAAAGTTCGCCGATCTCTCCCACGCGTACCGGTTCGGCCCCGCACCGGCAGACGCGGTGCAGGTGTCACTGCGGGTCGATGGCGCCGAGATCGCCCGCGATGTGCTGGTGGTGGTGGTCCGCACCGGTCAGGTGCACACCGGACTTAGAGCGACGGCGTCGCAGGGAACTTCCGGTGACTGGACACTGGAGGTGAGCGCCGAGGTGACCCTGCGCTACGTCGTGATCGAGATGGCCGGCTGGACACCGAGCGACAACTGGTTTCACATCGTGCCCGGTCAGCCGCATCGGGTACATCTCACCGGCGCCGGGATCCCCGCGGGCCGCGTCACGTCTGTCGATGGCATCCTGTCGGCGAGAATCGAGGTCAGCGCATCGTGA
- a CDS encoding glycosyltransferase, which produces MIDKQPSIAIVHERLTEVAGSEHVVEQLAVRWPTASVYVPFANPEAVVPVLRGRVHTTGLDRLHRAIGRRSYAPILPLVPMALRRLDFGDVDAVVISHHALALSAVHATEVPTVAYVHSPARWAWDRQMRAGEASGMAGKSALAALAAVARRTESGAAPRVTSVVANSTEVAARIKRWWNRDSVVVHPPVDTDRYTPDTTVEREDFFLLAGRLVPYKRPDIAVRAAAQAGVRLVVAGDGRQADLCRSIAAPDTEFLGRVSDDDMLSLQRRARALVMPGVEDFGIVPVEAMACGTPVIAVGAGGACDTVVEGLSGELVRVGADPALVDGFARAMATFDSSYYSSADIRTHAEKFSRVAFRESMAQVVADVCR; this is translated from the coding sequence GTGATCGACAAGCAACCGTCCATCGCGATCGTCCACGAGCGACTCACGGAGGTGGCCGGCTCCGAGCACGTCGTGGAGCAACTCGCGGTGCGTTGGCCCACCGCGAGCGTCTACGTGCCGTTCGCGAATCCCGAAGCGGTGGTACCCGTGCTTCGTGGTCGCGTGCACACCACCGGTCTGGACCGTCTCCATCGTGCGATCGGACGCCGATCCTATGCGCCGATACTCCCGCTCGTCCCGATGGCGCTGCGACGACTCGACTTCGGTGACGTGGATGCGGTGGTGATCAGCCACCACGCACTGGCTCTGTCCGCGGTGCACGCGACCGAGGTGCCGACAGTCGCCTACGTCCATTCGCCGGCCCGCTGGGCCTGGGATCGCCAGATGCGTGCGGGCGAGGCATCCGGCATGGCGGGAAAGTCAGCGCTCGCAGCGCTCGCCGCCGTCGCGCGACGTACCGAGTCCGGTGCTGCGCCGAGGGTGACCTCGGTGGTGGCCAACAGCACTGAGGTGGCCGCCAGGATCAAGCGGTGGTGGAACCGGGATTCGGTGGTGGTGCACCCACCGGTGGACACCGACCGCTACACGCCGGACACCACGGTCGAGCGAGAAGACTTCTTCCTGCTGGCCGGCAGACTCGTGCCCTACAAGAGACCCGACATCGCCGTGCGCGCCGCAGCTCAGGCCGGAGTGCGCCTGGTGGTCGCGGGCGACGGCCGGCAGGCGGACCTGTGCCGGTCGATCGCGGCGCCCGACACGGAGTTCCTCGGGCGGGTGTCCGATGACGACATGCTGTCGCTCCAGAGGCGGGCGCGGGCGCTCGTCATGCCTGGGGTCGAGGACTTCGGGATCGTTCCGGTCGAGGCGATGGCGTGCGGGACACCCGTGATCGCGGTGGGTGCCGGGGGTGCGTGCGACACCGTGGTCGAGGGACTGTCCGGGGAGCTCGTGCGGGTCGGTGCCGATCCTGCCCTGGTGGACGGTTTCGCCCGGGCGATGGCGACATTCGATTCGTCGTACTACTCGTCCGCCGACATCCGGACACACGCAGAAAAGTTCTCCCGCGTGGCTTTTCGCGAGTCGATGGCTCAGGTGGTCGCCGATGTCTGCCGCTGA